Proteins encoded in a region of the Bradyrhizobium sp. CB3481 genome:
- a CDS encoding Lrp/AsnC family transcriptional regulator, translated as MKLDKIDIRILCELQKNGRISNVELSELINLSPSPCLMRVKRLQTEGFITGYSAQIDVSKLGQTLTVFAEITLKNHRQIDFARFLTTIEKIDSVVECHLVSGGYDYLVKFITAGISEYQAVMERLVEMDIGIDKYFSFVVLKSPIVKSHLPLESIFSS; from the coding sequence ATGAAGCTCGATAAGATCGACATCCGGATTTTATGCGAACTGCAGAAGAACGGGCGGATTTCCAACGTCGAGCTCTCGGAGCTGATAAACCTTTCGCCTAGCCCGTGTCTGATGCGCGTCAAGAGGCTCCAGACAGAGGGGTTCATCACCGGCTATTCCGCCCAGATCGACGTCTCCAAGCTCGGCCAAACTCTGACCGTGTTTGCCGAAATCACCCTGAAGAATCATCGGCAGATCGATTTCGCTCGCTTTCTCACGACGATCGAGAAGATCGATTCCGTCGTCGAATGCCATCTCGTTTCGGGTGGGTACGACTATCTAGTAAAATTCATCACGGCAGGGATCAGCGAATACCAGGCGGTCATGGAACGCCTCGTGGAGATGGATATCGGCATCGACAAATACTTCAGCTTTGTCGTGCTGAAATCCCCCATCGTGAAATCCCATCTGCCGCTTGAAAGCATCTTCAGTAGCTGA
- a CDS encoding FAD-binding oxidoreductase → MSAPLMHIESSPTLPQEADVVVIGGGVVGVFTSYYLARRGVKVALLEKGRVAAEQSSRNWGWCRQQNRDARELPIATKSLDLWERVAQETGEDTGFRRCGLLYLSNDEKELAGWAKWRDFATTAGVTTHMLSAEEASERGKTTGRKWKGGVFSPTDGTADTSKAVPIAARAIMAAGGTVHQHCAARGVELSAGRVSGVVTEAGTIRTKTVVMAGGAWASSFCNQLGIRFPQASVRQSILAVAPGAAGLPDALHTALASLTRRGNGGYTLAISGRARFDPTPQQLRFGREFLPMFARRWRSLAPGAFEGFRQGHETLAKWALDEVTPMELNRILSPRPDMRQIRLTHQRACQLVPKLRDVAISNIWAGYIDSTPDGIPAIGEIESIPGFILAAGFSGHGFGIGPGAGHMIADIITGSAPIVDPRPYRPERLKMSAWGKVSEF, encoded by the coding sequence ATGAGCGCGCCGCTCATGCATATCGAATCCAGTCCAACCCTGCCTCAAGAGGCAGACGTCGTCGTCATCGGCGGCGGAGTGGTGGGGGTGTTCACGAGCTACTATCTCGCCCGTCGCGGCGTTAAGGTCGCGTTGCTTGAAAAGGGCCGTGTTGCTGCCGAGCAGTCCAGCCGCAACTGGGGATGGTGCCGCCAGCAGAACCGCGACGCGCGCGAGCTGCCAATTGCGACCAAGAGCCTCGATCTCTGGGAACGAGTTGCCCAGGAGACCGGTGAAGATACGGGTTTCCGCCGCTGCGGCCTTCTGTATTTGTCGAACGACGAAAAAGAGCTGGCAGGCTGGGCAAAGTGGCGCGATTTCGCCACGACCGCCGGCGTTACGACACACATGCTGAGCGCGGAAGAGGCGAGCGAGAGAGGCAAGACGACGGGCCGCAAGTGGAAAGGCGGCGTCTTCTCTCCAACCGACGGAACGGCAGATACCTCAAAGGCCGTGCCCATCGCCGCGCGTGCGATCATGGCGGCGGGTGGCACGGTGCACCAGCATTGCGCGGCTCGCGGCGTAGAGCTCAGCGCCGGCCGGGTCAGCGGCGTGGTGACCGAAGCGGGCACGATTCGGACGAAGACAGTAGTCATGGCAGGAGGCGCGTGGGCTTCTTCATTCTGCAACCAGCTCGGAATTCGCTTCCCACAGGCGTCCGTGCGCCAGTCCATTCTCGCCGTGGCTCCTGGCGCGGCCGGCCTGCCTGATGCCCTGCACACTGCGCTGGCGTCGCTCACGCGGCGTGGCAACGGCGGATACACGCTGGCAATCAGCGGGCGCGCGCGATTCGATCCCACGCCGCAGCAGTTAAGGTTCGGCCGCGAATTCCTACCCATGTTCGCACGACGGTGGCGAAGTCTTGCCCCTGGGGCCTTCGAAGGCTTTCGGCAAGGCCATGAAACCTTGGCGAAATGGGCGCTCGATGAGGTGACTCCGATGGAGCTGAACAGGATACTTAGTCCCCGTCCCGACATGAGGCAGATTCGGCTGACACATCAACGAGCTTGCCAGTTGGTGCCCAAACTCCGGGACGTCGCAATCTCAAACATCTGGGCCGGCTACATTGACAGTACGCCGGACGGCATTCCGGCAATCGGTGAGATTGAGTCAATTCCAGGCTTCATCCTTGCGGCGGGATTCAGCGGTCACGGTTTCGGGATTGGTCCCGGCGCGGGACATATGATCGCCGACATCATTACGGGTAGCGCACCGATCGTCGACCCGCGCCCCTACAGGCCGGAGCGGCTGAAAATGAGCGCCTGGGGCAAGGTCAGCGAGTTCTAA
- a CDS encoding ABC transporter ATP-binding protein has protein sequence MGSGIQAVTPADVALSVRDLTVSLPGRMERAYAVENISFDLKRGQILCIIGESGSGKSVTANAIMGLLPKVIRVSSGAIHLDGMNIVGLSPDKLRSLRGRVVSMIFQDPLSALNPLMTVGAQIEEVMAAHDVGTPKSRRSRAIELLSEVGLPDPQLMYHQYPFRLSGGQRQRVMIAMALALEPAILIADEPTTALDVTTQAQILQLIRDIQRRKGMSVMFITHDFGVVAEIADYVVVMEKGHCVEQGSAEQVLKSPSHLYTRRLIAAVPHLTGKDRVPLQAADRLSILKVECLAKTYRSGSALFGKRRIVPAVNGVTFDLTSGRTLGVVGESGSGKSSLGRLLIKLMACDSGSLVFEGHDIARLSEAEFRSLRPKIQMIFQDPFASLNPRSTVGHILTVGPVAHGMPYNEACERARELLSHVGLDSGAFDRYPHEFSGGQRQRIGIARALMFKPKLLIADEAVSALDVSIQAQILKLLDQIQRETGVSMIFITHDLRVASQICDEIAVMHRGQIVERGPPSQIFLEPKSSYTRELVAAIPGEQHGSMPRDEGHVGHHKGGETL, from the coding sequence ATGGGCTCTGGCATCCAGGCTGTAACCCCCGCCGATGTGGCGCTCTCGGTGCGCGACCTGACCGTAAGTCTGCCGGGAAGAATGGAGCGGGCCTACGCCGTCGAAAACATCTCCTTCGATCTGAAGCGTGGTCAGATCCTGTGTATCATCGGTGAATCTGGATCGGGTAAGTCGGTTACCGCCAATGCGATCATGGGGCTCCTGCCGAAGGTGATCCGTGTCTCTTCGGGTGCGATCCACCTCGATGGAATGAACATCGTCGGCCTCTCGCCCGACAAACTCCGCAGCCTTCGCGGCCGGGTCGTGTCGATGATCTTTCAGGACCCTCTCTCAGCGCTCAACCCACTGATGACCGTGGGTGCGCAGATCGAGGAGGTGATGGCGGCGCACGATGTTGGGACGCCGAAATCCCGTCGCAGCCGAGCCATCGAGCTGTTGAGTGAAGTGGGCCTGCCCGATCCGCAGCTGATGTATCACCAGTACCCATTCCGGCTTTCGGGCGGGCAGCGGCAGCGGGTGATGATCGCCATGGCCCTGGCTCTCGAGCCCGCGATCCTGATTGCGGACGAGCCGACCACCGCGCTGGACGTGACGACCCAGGCGCAGATCCTTCAGTTGATCCGCGACATTCAGCGCCGCAAGGGAATGAGCGTCATGTTCATCACCCATGACTTCGGGGTTGTGGCGGAAATTGCCGATTACGTCGTCGTGATGGAGAAGGGCCATTGCGTGGAGCAGGGCAGCGCCGAGCAGGTCCTGAAGTCACCTAGCCATCTCTATACGCGACGCCTGATCGCGGCCGTGCCGCATCTGACCGGCAAGGACCGTGTTCCGTTGCAAGCCGCGGACCGGTTATCGATCCTTAAGGTTGAATGCCTGGCAAAAACCTATCGCAGCGGCAGCGCGCTGTTCGGCAAGCGGCGCATCGTGCCCGCGGTCAACGGCGTGACGTTCGATCTCACGTCGGGCCGCACGCTGGGCGTTGTCGGGGAAAGCGGTTCGGGCAAATCATCGCTCGGACGGCTGCTGATCAAGCTCATGGCGTGCGATAGCGGTTCGCTTGTGTTCGAGGGCCACGACATCGCTAGGCTTTCCGAAGCCGAGTTTCGGTCGCTGCGGCCAAAAATCCAGATGATCTTCCAGGATCCCTTTGCGTCGCTCAATCCGCGATCAACGGTCGGGCACATCCTCACAGTTGGTCCGGTCGCGCATGGGATGCCCTACAATGAGGCTTGTGAGCGGGCTCGGGAACTCCTGTCCCATGTCGGGCTGGATTCAGGCGCCTTTGACCGCTATCCCCACGAGTTCTCCGGCGGTCAGCGTCAGCGCATTGGCATCGCAAGGGCGCTGATGTTCAAGCCGAAATTGCTGATTGCCGACGAAGCGGTCTCTGCGCTCGACGTGTCGATCCAGGCCCAGATCTTGAAGCTGCTGGACCAGATTCAGCGGGAGACGGGCGTCTCTATGATTTTCATCACCCATGACCTGCGCGTCGCAAGCCAGATCTGCGATGAAATCGCCGTCATGCATCGCGGACAGATCGTCGAGCGCGGACCGCCGTCCCAAATCTTCCTCGAGCCGAAATCCAGCTACACGCGAGAACTGGTGGCAGCGATCCCCGGCGAGCAGCACGGGAGCATGCCTCGAGACGAAGGCCACGTCGGACACCACAAGGGAGGAGAGACGTTATGA
- a CDS encoding peptide ABC transporter substrate-binding protein: MTKRSATSNYSRRDALRMVAIGGAASVFAPNLLGKPALARTSTAKPTGRVIVGLGQEPTVFNPLMAHIEVDDGVHFSVFDALFRIDPQGVIQPNLAVEVPNQKNGGISEDGLKWRIRLRDDVRWHDGKPFSAEDVKFTLELIMNPNFRSWRTAGHALVRDITVISPTEISWRMEEAFAPYLSFLTETFIVPKHILEKEANPSNAAFNQAPVGTGAFKWGKRVPGDHLELVANLEYFGEGPHIERLVFKYIPDLTVLYTQFKSGDVDLVGQPYITPDHYREAKTLPNRVVTLVPRASFESFYLNLERPQFKELAVREALYAAIDKEAIIQGLYYGVPAPTETFMPKQSLYYNPNLPAHEYNLDRARKILDKAGWVPGRDGIRAKGGVRLSFANSTTSGDPLREQAQQFLQQTFAQLGVEMKISNLPAAVMWGEFWQQSQFDSVIVGSTYLIGADPDVTNRLHSRSIAAKGGRGSNNAQYANPEVDALLDKGARTFDPEARRAIYHRVQELVRQDLPFLPLYQSNSVQGQKKGISGVMPNGNTRTESWNALAWHWAS; this comes from the coding sequence ATGACCAAGCGTTCTGCGACTTCGAACTACTCGCGGCGCGATGCTCTGCGAATGGTGGCGATCGGCGGAGCTGCCAGCGTCTTCGCGCCAAATCTCTTGGGCAAGCCTGCCCTTGCTCGCACTTCTACAGCAAAGCCGACCGGCCGCGTGATCGTCGGACTCGGTCAAGAGCCAACTGTATTCAATCCGCTGATGGCACACATTGAAGTCGATGATGGCGTGCATTTCTCGGTTTTCGACGCGCTTTTCCGCATCGATCCACAAGGCGTCATTCAGCCCAACCTCGCCGTGGAAGTGCCGAACCAAAAGAACGGCGGCATTTCGGAGGACGGCCTCAAATGGCGTATTCGTTTGCGTGACGATGTCCGTTGGCATGACGGCAAGCCTTTCAGCGCCGAGGATGTGAAGTTCACCCTCGAACTGATCATGAACCCCAACTTCCGGAGTTGGCGCACGGCCGGCCATGCGCTCGTGCGCGACATCACGGTGATCTCGCCCACGGAGATCTCGTGGCGAATGGAAGAGGCCTTTGCGCCATACTTGTCGTTCCTGACCGAAACCTTCATCGTCCCCAAGCACATCCTCGAGAAGGAGGCCAATCCAAGCAACGCCGCCTTCAATCAGGCCCCGGTCGGCACCGGCGCATTCAAGTGGGGCAAGCGGGTCCCGGGCGATCATCTTGAGCTCGTGGCTAACCTCGAATATTTCGGTGAAGGCCCTCACATCGAGAGGCTGGTCTTCAAATACATTCCCGATCTCACCGTCCTCTACACTCAGTTCAAGAGCGGCGATGTGGATCTCGTGGGGCAGCCTTACATCACCCCTGACCATTATCGGGAAGCCAAGACGCTGCCGAACCGCGTTGTGACCCTGGTTCCAAGGGCCTCATTCGAGTCCTTTTACCTGAATCTCGAGCGTCCCCAGTTCAAGGAACTGGCGGTTCGCGAGGCGCTCTACGCGGCGATCGACAAGGAGGCGATCATCCAGGGACTCTATTACGGAGTGCCGGCGCCGACGGAAACCTTCATGCCGAAGCAATCCTTGTACTACAACCCCAACCTGCCGGCACACGAGTATAATCTGGACCGCGCGCGCAAGATCCTCGACAAGGCCGGCTGGGTGCCCGGACGGGATGGCATTCGCGCCAAAGGCGGCGTCCGCCTGTCCTTCGCCAACTCGACCACGTCAGGAGATCCGCTTCGCGAGCAGGCGCAGCAGTTCCTGCAGCAGACATTTGCACAGTTAGGTGTCGAGATGAAGATATCGAACTTGCCTGCCGCCGTGATGTGGGGCGAGTTCTGGCAGCAATCGCAATTCGATTCCGTGATCGTCGGCAGCACGTATCTGATCGGGGCAGACCCGGACGTTACCAATCGCCTGCACTCACGTTCGATCGCCGCAAAGGGCGGGCGTGGTTCGAACAACGCGCAATACGCCAATCCGGAAGTCGATGCCTTGCTCGACAAGGGAGCTCGCACCTTCGATCCGGAAGCGCGGCGCGCGATCTATCATCGCGTACAAGAGCTTGTCCGTCAGGACCTGCCGTTCCTTCCGCTGTACCAGAGCAATTCGGTCCAGGGTCAAAAGAAGGGGATTTCGGGGGTCATGCCAAACGGCAACACGCGCACGGAATCCTGGAACGCGCTGGCTTGGCATTGGGCGAGTTGA
- a CDS encoding ABC transporter permease, whose translation MSGFLLNRLSQSIVLLVIVSIIGFTVLNLMPGGPLAQFGLDPGMTQKDVERLAEQLGLNRPLWIQYLDWAWRLIQGDWGHSFRDGSSVLTVIGRHLSATLLLMGTSTALAIAIGSWIGIRGATHRYSLFDYCATVGAMVALSVPTFWFGLIGIYIFTLKLGWVPAGNMYTIGDGSVLDYLHHLILPSLVLSLVHVAIWSRYMRTATLDALSQDFIKTARAKGVSERRILLKHVVGNALLPMITLAGMQLPSILTGALVTETVFTWPGMGRLFLDSLGYSDYPVVMGLLIFSAILVVLGNLVADIVIATVDPRIRLA comes from the coding sequence ATGTCGGGATTCCTGCTCAATCGTCTCTCGCAAAGCATCGTGCTGCTGGTGATCGTCTCGATCATCGGCTTTACGGTTCTCAATCTCATGCCGGGCGGTCCTCTTGCGCAATTCGGGCTTGATCCCGGCATGACCCAGAAGGACGTGGAGCGACTTGCAGAGCAGCTAGGGCTGAACCGGCCGCTATGGATTCAGTACCTCGACTGGGCTTGGCGGTTAATTCAGGGTGACTGGGGACACTCCTTCCGGGACGGCTCTTCGGTGTTGACGGTGATTGGACGGCATCTGTCGGCGACGCTGCTGCTCATGGGGACGTCTACCGCACTTGCGATCGCGATTGGCTCCTGGATTGGCATCCGCGGCGCCACCCACCGCTATTCTCTCTTCGACTATTGCGCGACGGTCGGTGCCATGGTCGCGCTGTCGGTCCCAACCTTCTGGTTCGGCCTCATCGGCATCTACATCTTCACGCTGAAACTCGGTTGGGTTCCTGCAGGCAACATGTACACGATCGGCGACGGCTCGGTGCTGGACTATCTGCATCACCTGATCTTGCCGAGCTTGGTGCTGTCGCTGGTTCATGTCGCGATCTGGAGCCGTTACATGCGCACGGCGACACTCGACGCGCTAAGCCAGGATTTCATCAAGACGGCTCGCGCCAAGGGCGTAAGCGAGCGCCGCATCTTGCTGAAACATGTGGTCGGCAATGCGCTGTTGCCGATGATCACGCTGGCAGGGATGCAACTGCCCAGCATTCTGACCGGCGCATTGGTTACCGAGACGGTCTTTACTTGGCCGGGAATGGGCCGGTTGTTCCTCGATAGCCTCGGTTATAGCGACTATCCGGTCGTAATGGGCCTACTGATATTCTCAGCCATCCTGGTCGTGCTGGGCAATCTGGTCGCAGACATCGTCATCGCTACCGTCGACCCGCGCATCCGCCTGGCCTGA